From Actinoplanes oblitus, a single genomic window includes:
- a CDS encoding alpha-ketoacid dehydrogenase subunit beta — protein sequence MSTVVHEKLSMAQALNQALRDALADDPAVVVFGEDVGALGGVFRITDGLTAAFGENRCFDTPLAESGIVGMAVGMAMNGMRPVVEMQFDAFAYPAFEQIVSHVAKMRNRTRGRVPLPMVIRVPYAGGIGGVEHHCDSSEAYYAHTPGLQVVAPATPADAYALLRASIASPDPVIFLEPKKLYWSKEEIEFPVQAPGIGTAVVRRSGTDATLIAYGPSVPVALEAAEVAAAEGRSLQVVDLRSIVPFDDETVCAAVRSTGRAVVVTESAGFAGVGAEIAARVGERCFTSLAAPVRRVAGFDIPYPPPKLEHFQLPGVDRVLDAVDDLNWEQ from the coding sequence ATGAGCACCGTGGTGCACGAGAAACTCTCCATGGCGCAGGCCCTCAACCAGGCCCTGCGCGACGCGCTGGCGGACGACCCGGCGGTGGTCGTGTTCGGCGAGGACGTCGGCGCGCTGGGCGGCGTCTTCCGGATCACCGACGGGCTGACCGCCGCGTTCGGCGAGAACCGCTGCTTCGACACGCCGCTGGCCGAGTCGGGGATCGTCGGGATGGCCGTCGGGATGGCGATGAACGGCATGCGCCCGGTCGTGGAGATGCAGTTCGACGCGTTCGCCTACCCGGCGTTCGAGCAGATCGTCAGCCACGTCGCGAAGATGCGGAACCGGACCCGGGGCCGGGTGCCGCTGCCGATGGTGATCCGGGTCCCGTACGCCGGTGGCATCGGCGGCGTCGAGCACCACTGCGACTCCTCGGAGGCGTACTACGCGCACACGCCGGGCCTGCAGGTGGTCGCGCCGGCCACCCCGGCCGACGCGTACGCGCTGCTGCGGGCGTCGATCGCCAGCCCGGACCCGGTGATCTTCCTGGAGCCCAAGAAGCTCTACTGGAGCAAGGAGGAGATCGAGTTCCCGGTCCAGGCGCCGGGCATCGGCACCGCCGTCGTGCGCCGGTCCGGGACCGACGCGACGCTCATCGCGTACGGCCCGAGCGTGCCGGTGGCCCTGGAGGCCGCCGAGGTCGCCGCCGCCGAGGGCCGCAGCCTGCAGGTCGTCGACTTGCGCTCGATCGTCCCGTTCGACGACGAGACGGTGTGCGCCGCGGTGCGCTCCACCGGCCGCGCCGTGGTCGTCACCGAGTCGGCCGGGTTCGCCGGCGTCGGCGCGGAGATCGCCGCCCGGGTCGGCGAACGCTGCTTCACCAGCCTGGCCGCCCCGGTGCGCCGGGTGGCCGGCTTCGACATCCCGTACCCGCCGCCGAAGCTGGAGCACTTCCAGCTGCCCGGCGTGGACCGGGTGCTCGACGCCGTCGACGACCTCAACTGGGAGCAGTGA